In Vibrio tritonius, the following are encoded in one genomic region:
- the dtpA gene encoding dipeptide/tripeptide permease DtpA, whose amino-acid sequence MSDLNIFKQPKSFYLIFSIEFWERFGFYGMQAILTVYLVKILGMDESTSFVLFGAFSALIYGFVAAGGWLGDKVIGTKRAITLGAIILMVGYALLGVSTTSGHIGGSTLIFVAMGFITVGNGLFKANPSSLLAKVYDEHDPRLDGAFTMYYMAINIGSLISMILTPIVAEKAGYGMAFGVSAIGLAITVVNFLSCLKMLNSVGSPADLAPVNKSKLLMVVIGSVVASFICSYLLQNLTLAHGILVIAGLAILFFYFKEALSMTGIERQKMFVAFILMLQGIVFFVLYFQMPTSLNFFAIHNVSHDLFGFHAEPEQFQALNPFWIMVASPILAIIYGKLGDSLSMPFKFAIGMALCALSFLVLSWGAGFANEQGIISSNWLVLSYLFQSIGELLVSGLGLAMVAQLVPQRMMGFAMGMWFLTSATAAVIAGWVASLTSAPADIASAHESLAIYGDVFGKIGYCTAGIAVITFLIAPKLTRVSRGESAANTENAQASA is encoded by the coding sequence ATGTCTGACTTGAACATTTTCAAGCAACCGAAGTCGTTCTATCTGATCTTTTCAATAGAATTCTGGGAACGATTTGGTTTTTATGGGATGCAAGCCATCCTTACTGTATATCTAGTAAAAATCTTGGGTATGGATGAATCTACTTCATTTGTACTGTTTGGTGCATTCTCTGCATTGATTTATGGTTTTGTTGCCGCTGGCGGTTGGTTGGGTGATAAAGTCATCGGAACCAAACGCGCCATCACGCTAGGTGCAATTATCCTTATGGTTGGTTACGCTCTTTTGGGTGTATCTACCACATCAGGACACATCGGTGGTTCCACACTGATTTTCGTTGCAATGGGCTTTATCACCGTTGGTAATGGTCTATTTAAAGCGAACCCATCAAGCCTTCTTGCTAAAGTATACGATGAGCACGACCCTCGTTTAGATGGCGCGTTTACTATGTATTACATGGCAATCAACATCGGCTCATTGATCTCAATGATCCTAACGCCTATCGTCGCAGAGAAAGCGGGCTATGGTATGGCATTTGGTGTGAGCGCAATTGGTCTGGCTATCACTGTCGTTAATTTCCTATCTTGCCTAAAAATGCTCAACTCTGTTGGTTCTCCTGCAGATCTTGCTCCGGTAAACAAAAGCAAGCTTTTGATGGTCGTGATCGGCTCTGTTGTTGCTAGTTTTATTTGTAGTTACCTACTACAAAACCTGACTCTTGCACACGGTATTTTAGTGATTGCAGGTCTTGCGATTCTGTTCTTCTACTTTAAAGAAGCATTAAGCATGACTGGCATTGAGCGCCAGAAAATGTTCGTTGCGTTTATTCTGATGCTACAAGGCATTGTATTCTTTGTTCTTTACTTCCAGATGCCTACGTCATTGAACTTCTTTGCTATTCACAACGTAAGTCATGACCTATTTGGTTTCCACGCAGAACCAGAACAATTCCAAGCACTAAACCCATTTTGGATTATGGTAGCAAGCCCAATCCTAGCGATCATTTACGGCAAACTAGGTGATAGCCTATCTATGCCATTCAAATTTGCTATTGGTATGGCGCTTTGTGCTCTGTCTTTCCTTGTTCTCTCTTGGGGGGCAGGCTTTGCGAATGAACAAGGCATCATCAGTTCTAACTGGTTAGTACTAAGCTACTTGTTCCAATCTATCGGTGAATTACTTGTTTCTGGCCTTGGCCTTGCCATGGTGGCTCAACTTGTGCCACAACGCATGATGGGCTTTGCTATGGGTATGTGGTTCTTAACCTCTGCAACCGCAGCGGTTATTGCTGGCTGGGTAGCAAGTTTGACGTCTGCGCCAGCAGATATCGCTAGTGCTCATGAGTCTTTGGCTATCTATGGTGATGTATTCGGTAAAATCGGCTACTGCACTGCAGGTATTGCTGTAATTACTTTCCTAATTGCACCAAAACTGACTCGTGTAAGTCGTGGTGAATCAGCGGCTAATACTGAAAACGCACAAGCGTCTGCATAA
- the hemH gene encoding ferrochelatase: protein MQRVNKVQSEKKVGVLLANLGTPEAPTAKAVKRFLGEFLHDKRVVDLTRLLWCPILHGIILPIRSPKVAKLYQSIWMEEGSPLMVYSLRQKHKLEQELALPVELGMTYGEPSLANGIRALEARGVERIIVLSLYPQYSATTTAAVFDGLAKAMKSKPVLPELIFIRDYHDHPTYIKALADKVRQSWQQHGQGDVLLCSYHGIPKRYADNGDCYPDHCERTTELLRIELGLTSEQIMMTYQSRFGREEWLQPYTDKTMETLPEKGIRKLDIISPAFSVDCLETLEELQEQNKEIFIEAGGEAFHYVECLNDSDLHIEMMAKLVEFYS from the coding sequence ATGCAAAGGGTCAATAAAGTGCAAAGTGAGAAAAAAGTTGGAGTGTTGCTAGCAAACTTAGGTACTCCAGAGGCGCCAACGGCTAAGGCAGTAAAGCGCTTTCTAGGAGAGTTTTTGCATGACAAGCGAGTGGTTGATCTTACTCGTCTACTTTGGTGTCCGATTTTGCACGGGATTATTTTGCCCATACGTTCACCTAAAGTAGCAAAATTGTACCAATCTATCTGGATGGAAGAGGGCTCGCCTCTCATGGTGTATTCATTACGCCAGAAGCACAAGCTCGAGCAGGAATTAGCATTGCCTGTTGAGTTAGGCATGACCTATGGTGAACCGAGCTTAGCTAATGGTATTCGAGCATTAGAAGCGCGCGGCGTGGAGCGTATTATCGTGCTTTCGCTCTATCCGCAATATTCGGCGACCACCACGGCGGCAGTATTTGATGGCCTTGCTAAAGCCATGAAGTCCAAACCTGTGTTACCTGAGCTCATTTTTATTCGTGACTATCACGATCATCCTACTTACATAAAAGCATTGGCTGATAAAGTTCGTCAATCTTGGCAGCAACATGGTCAAGGTGATGTTTTGCTTTGTTCTTATCATGGTATTCCAAAGCGTTATGCTGACAATGGAGATTGTTATCCCGATCATTGCGAGCGAACAACCGAGTTGCTACGGATTGAGCTAGGTTTAACGTCGGAGCAAATCATGATGACCTATCAATCGCGCTTTGGACGTGAAGAATGGTTACAACCTTATACCGATAAAACAATGGAAACATTGCCAGAAAAAGGCATCAGGAAGTTAGATATTATTTCTCCTGCATTTTCTGTGGATTGCCTAGAAACCTTAGAAGAGTTGCAAGAGCAAAATAAAGAGATTTTTATCGAAGCTGGTGGTGAGGCGTTTCATTATGTTGAGTGCTTAAACGACAGTGATTTACACATTGAAATGATGGCCAAATTGGTTGAGTTTTACAGCTAG
- a CDS encoding cation:proton antiporter family protein, translating into MELIFISCAFVAGFIALRCHLPPLVGFLITGFALHAFGYSPNQTLINLADLGVTLLLFSIGLKLDIKMLLAKEIWASATLHNLSCTLFFSMALAGLQYLGLDSLAGLNFYQLMLIGFALSFSSTVFAVKSLQEKGEMHATYGMLAIGILVMQDIFAVIFLSASTGKVPDLYALALFLLPLARPLFYKLLDWVGHGEMLVLFGIFVALVLGGGLFESVGLKADLGAIVVGMLLSGHSKASELSKSLFNLKELFLVCFFLNIGLAAQVSVTGGLLALLLILLLPFKGALYFWMLRPHRFRTRTTLLASLSLLNYSEFGLIVAGLAYHQGWLPADILVALAMAIPLSFVISAPVVRKSNQIYQKSAPWIHSPVADALNPRDRLISAGNAQVIIFGMGRIGTGAYDEIHSRFGKVCLGIELKEEAAQQHRDEGRNVITGDATDPDFWERILDTERVKLVLLAMPHNQANKIALSLLKQHDYTGQIAAIAEYQDQKDDLLASGAHAAFNIYSEAGTGFARHVCQQLKPHFD; encoded by the coding sequence ATGGAACTCATATTTATCTCCTGTGCTTTTGTGGCTGGTTTTATCGCCTTGCGCTGTCATTTACCACCTTTAGTTGGCTTTTTAATTACTGGCTTTGCCCTCCATGCTTTCGGTTACTCACCGAATCAAACCCTAATCAACCTAGCCGATTTAGGGGTCACACTGTTGTTGTTTTCTATAGGCTTAAAGCTCGATATAAAAATGTTGCTTGCCAAGGAGATTTGGGCCAGTGCCACCCTACATAACTTATCATGTACTCTATTTTTCTCTATGGCATTGGCCGGGCTACAATATCTTGGACTAGATAGCTTAGCAGGGTTGAATTTCTACCAGCTTATGTTGATTGGCTTTGCCCTTTCTTTTTCTAGTACGGTGTTTGCCGTCAAATCACTACAAGAGAAAGGTGAAATGCATGCCACCTACGGTATGCTGGCAATCGGCATATTGGTGATGCAAGACATCTTTGCGGTTATTTTTCTCTCCGCATCAACCGGAAAAGTCCCAGACTTATACGCTTTAGCACTGTTTTTATTGCCTTTAGCAAGACCTCTATTTTATAAATTGCTCGATTGGGTCGGCCATGGTGAAATGCTGGTTCTGTTCGGTATATTCGTCGCATTGGTACTCGGTGGTGGGCTCTTCGAAAGTGTTGGTTTAAAAGCGGATTTAGGCGCAATCGTCGTCGGTATGCTACTTTCAGGACACAGTAAAGCCTCTGAACTATCCAAATCTTTATTCAATCTGAAAGAGCTATTTTTGGTTTGCTTCTTCCTTAACATTGGCTTAGCGGCACAAGTTTCTGTAACCGGTGGTTTACTTGCTTTGTTACTGATTCTTCTGCTGCCTTTTAAAGGCGCACTCTACTTTTGGATGTTAAGACCACACCGCTTCCGTACACGCACCACTTTATTAGCTTCTTTAAGCTTACTGAACTATAGCGAGTTTGGCCTGATTGTCGCTGGACTTGCTTATCACCAAGGTTGGTTGCCTGCCGATATTCTTGTCGCTCTCGCTATGGCCATCCCTCTTTCTTTTGTTATCTCTGCACCTGTCGTACGAAAAAGTAACCAAATCTATCAAAAATCAGCCCCTTGGATTCATTCACCTGTTGCAGATGCGCTCAATCCGAGAGATCGTTTAATCAGCGCAGGGAATGCTCAAGTGATCATATTTGGTATGGGCCGGATCGGCACCGGTGCCTACGATGAAATTCACTCCCGTTTTGGCAAAGTTTGCTTAGGCATAGAACTGAAAGAAGAAGCCGCTCAGCAGCATAGAGATGAGGGCCGCAACGTGATTACAGGTGATGCCACCGATCCAGACTTTTGGGAACGTATTCTTGATACCGAACGCGTTAAGTTAGTACTGCTTGCCATGCCTCATAACCAAGCGAATAAGATCGCTTTATCGCTACTTAAACAGCATGACTACACGGGACAAATCGCTGCCATTGCTGAATATCAAGACCAAAAAGACGATTTACTTGCAAGTGGCGCTCATGCTGCTTTCAATATTTACAGTGAAGCAGGAACAGGTTTTGCCCGACATGTTTGTCAGCAGCTAAAACCGCACTTCGATTAA
- a CDS encoding winged helix-turn-helix domain-containing protein: MSNIGPKFILDDRFTFDPTSNSLVDKEADDEIVRLGSNESRILLMLSQRPNEVVTRNELHDFVWREQGFEVDDSSLTQAISTLRKNLKDSTKSPQFVKTVPKRGYQLICNVYSINEPLDFEPPTQVSQPEKGSLASELTAEQPELNAGNETNDKVIEHTEFVKHSESVSVQNDDEVTAKNQKSSKSTDFVTKMLLLLAILMPIFVLTWMSPTPSKFIHLASYNGIEVNAPLNQPELTSWLPSIKQCIEAYSVRHTGEYKATQVIATGGQDNVLVLNYVSQPLHSVGNFTVRIFGNQSDLSNLCR, translated from the coding sequence ATGAGTAACATTGGTCCAAAGTTTATTCTTGATGATAGATTCACCTTTGATCCCACAAGTAACTCATTAGTTGATAAAGAAGCTGACGATGAGATTGTTCGCCTAGGAAGCAATGAAAGTCGTATTTTACTAATGCTGTCACAACGACCAAATGAAGTTGTCACTCGTAACGAGCTGCATGATTTTGTCTGGCGGGAACAAGGTTTTGAAGTAGATGACTCTAGTCTTACACAGGCTATTTCGACTCTTCGGAAGAATCTAAAAGACTCAACTAAGTCACCGCAGTTTGTAAAAACTGTGCCTAAACGCGGTTATCAGTTGATTTGTAATGTGTATTCTATCAATGAACCATTAGATTTCGAGCCTCCTACACAGGTATCCCAACCAGAAAAGGGCTCGCTAGCTAGTGAACTTACCGCAGAACAACCAGAGTTAAACGCTGGTAACGAAACTAACGATAAAGTGATAGAACATACCGAATTTGTTAAACATTCAGAATCGGTAAGTGTACAAAATGATGATGAAGTAACGGCAAAAAATCAAAAAAGTTCTAAATCGACTGATTTTGTAACAAAAATGTTGCTTTTGCTGGCCATCTTAATGCCAATCTTTGTTTTGACATGGATGAGCCCTACTCCTTCTAAATTTATTCATTTGGCCAGCTATAACGGTATAGAAGTGAATGCACCACTAAATCAACCTGAATTGACTTCGTGGTTACCCTCGATCAAGCAGTGTATTGAGGCCTATAGCGTTCGTCATACCGGTGAATATAAAGCGACACAAGTCATAGCAACAGGTGGTCAGGACAACGTCTTAGTGCTGAACTACGTTAGCCAGCCACTGCACTCTGTCGGTAATTTCACAGTACGAATTTTCGGAAATCAAAGTGATTTATCGAATCTTTGCCGGTAA
- the asnB gene encoding asparagine synthase B, translating into MCSIFGILDIKSDAAELRPVALEMSKKLRHRGPDWSGIYSSERAILAHERLAIVGLNSGAQPLFSPDRKLILAVNGEIYNHKEIRARYEGKYEFQTESDCEVILALYRDKGADLLEELNGIFAFVLYDEEKDEYLVGRDHIGIIPLYQGHDEHGNYYVASEMKALVPVCKSISEFPPGSFYRSGDAKPQRYYVRDWFEYNAVRDNLTSKEELTEALEAAVKRQLMTDVPYGVLLSGGLDSSITSAIAKRFAAMRIEDDEKSAAWWPQLHSFAIGLEGAPDLKAAREVADQIGTVHHEMTYSIQEGLDAIRDVIYHIETYDVTTIRASTPMFLMGRKIKAMGIKMVLSGEGADEIFGGYLYFHKAPNAQEFHEETVRKLLALNLFDCARANKSLAAWGVEGRVPFLDKEFIDVAMRLNPKDKMCGNGKMEKHILRECFEQYLPESIAWRQKEQFSDGVGYGWIDTLKATAEAKVSDQQMETAKFRFPYNTPTTKEGYVYREIFEELFPLESAAHCVPGGPSVACSSAKAVEWDESFKNCIDPSGRAVKAVHHEAY; encoded by the coding sequence ATGTGTTCTATCTTTGGCATTCTAGACATAAAAAGTGACGCAGCTGAGTTGCGCCCTGTCGCGTTAGAAATGTCTAAAAAACTTCGCCACCGTGGCCCAGACTGGTCAGGTATTTATTCATCTGAACGAGCTATCCTAGCTCATGAACGCCTTGCGATCGTAGGTCTAAATAGTGGCGCTCAACCCCTGTTCAGCCCTGATAGAAAACTAATCCTTGCTGTTAATGGCGAAATCTATAACCACAAAGAAATTCGTGCCCGTTACGAAGGAAAATACGAATTCCAAACTGAATCAGATTGTGAAGTCATCTTGGCTCTTTATCGTGATAAAGGGGCCGACCTTCTTGAAGAGCTAAACGGCATTTTTGCATTCGTGCTGTACGATGAAGAAAAAGACGAGTATCTCGTTGGCCGTGACCATATCGGCATCATTCCTTTATACCAAGGTCATGACGAACACGGTAACTACTATGTTGCTTCAGAAATGAAAGCGCTTGTTCCAGTGTGTAAATCTATTAGCGAGTTTCCTCCAGGTTCTTTCTACCGCTCTGGAGATGCAAAACCTCAGCGTTATTACGTACGTGACTGGTTCGAATACAATGCAGTGAGAGATAACCTCACATCAAAAGAGGAGCTAACCGAAGCACTAGAAGCAGCCGTTAAACGCCAGCTAATGACTGACGTACCATACGGTGTTTTGCTTTCTGGCGGTCTAGATTCATCAATTACGTCTGCTATTGCCAAACGTTTCGCTGCAATGCGTATTGAAGATGATGAAAAGTCAGCAGCTTGGTGGCCTCAATTACACTCATTTGCGATCGGTTTAGAAGGTGCTCCTGATTTGAAAGCGGCACGTGAAGTGGCAGATCAGATCGGTACAGTTCACCATGAAATGACTTACAGCATCCAAGAAGGGTTAGATGCGATTCGCGATGTGATCTACCACATTGAAACTTATGATGTGACCACTATTCGCGCTTCAACCCCAATGTTTTTGATGGGTCGTAAGATCAAAGCAATGGGCATCAAAATGGTGCTTTCTGGCGAAGGGGCAGATGAGATCTTTGGTGGATACTTATACTTCCATAAAGCACCTAACGCACAAGAGTTCCATGAAGAGACTGTACGTAAACTGCTTGCACTGAACTTGTTCGACTGTGCTCGTGCTAACAAATCACTCGCCGCTTGGGGGGTTGAAGGTCGCGTACCATTCCTAGACAAAGAGTTTATCGATGTTGCAATGCGTCTAAACCCTAAAGACAAAATGTGTGGTAATGGCAAAATGGAAAAACACATTCTTCGTGAGTGTTTTGAGCAATATTTACCGGAATCTATTGCATGGCGTCAAAAAGAGCAGTTTTCTGATGGTGTAGGTTACGGTTGGATTGACACCTTAAAAGCCACCGCTGAAGCAAAAGTGTCAGACCAGCAAATGGAAACTGCAAAATTCCGTTTCCCATACAACACTCCAACCACTAAAGAAGGCTATGTGTATCGAGAAATTTTTGAGGAATTATTCCCTCTTGAATCCGCTGCACACTGTGTTCCTGGTGGCCCATCAGTTGCTTGTTCTTCTGCTAAAGCAGTGGAGTGGGACGAGTCATTTAAAAACTGTATCGACCCATCAGGTCGCGCAGTGAAAGCGGTTCACCACGAAGCTTACTAA
- the rfaH gene encoding transcription/translation regulatory transformer protein RfaH — protein MKRWYLLYCKRGEQMRAKLHLENQGVDCYYPEVVVEKIVRNKRQKVKEPLFPSYVFVRFDYEQGPTFTAVRSTRGVVDFIRFGATPKELNGELISELKLVEEEHQQFVEDSGPLKGQVIEVTGGQFAGIEAIYQEPDGETRSIMLIKLINQNVEISVANRDLALKSTSKGN, from the coding sequence ATGAAACGTTGGTACTTGTTGTATTGCAAGCGTGGTGAGCAGATGCGAGCAAAACTCCACCTAGAAAATCAGGGAGTGGATTGCTACTACCCTGAGGTTGTTGTCGAAAAGATTGTCAGAAATAAACGTCAGAAGGTAAAAGAACCGCTGTTTCCGTCCTATGTATTTGTTCGATTTGATTATGAGCAAGGGCCCACGTTCACTGCGGTACGTTCAACGCGTGGAGTGGTGGATTTTATTCGCTTTGGGGCGACGCCAAAAGAGTTGAACGGTGAGCTGATAAGTGAGTTAAAGCTTGTGGAAGAAGAACACCAGCAGTTTGTTGAAGATTCAGGTCCACTAAAAGGGCAAGTTATTGAGGTGACGGGTGGGCAATTTGCCGGCATTGAAGCTATTTATCAGGAACCTGATGGTGAAACGCGTTCTATCATGCTAATTAAGCTGATTAATCAAAACGTGGAGATAAGTGTTGCTAATCGTGACTTAGCGCTGAAATCTACCTCCAAAGGCAATTAA
- the adk gene encoding adenylate kinase yields the protein MRIILLGAPGAGKGTQAQFIQQKFGIPQISTGDMLRAAIKAGTELGKQAKAVIDAGQLVSDDIILGLIKERIAQDDCEKGFLLDGFPRTIPQADGLKEMGVDVDYVIEFDVADDVIVERMAGRRAHLASGRTYHVVYNPPKVEGKDDVTGEDLVVRDDDKEETVRARLNVYHTQTAPLIEYYGKLADAGETKYLKFDGTKAVEEVSADIEKALA from the coding sequence ATGCGCATCATTCTTTTAGGTGCTCCAGGTGCAGGTAAAGGTACACAGGCTCAATTCATTCAGCAGAAGTTTGGTATCCCACAAATTTCAACTGGTGACATGCTACGTGCTGCAATCAAAGCGGGTACTGAGCTTGGTAAACAAGCAAAAGCAGTTATTGATGCAGGTCAGCTTGTTTCTGACGATATTATTCTTGGTCTAATCAAAGAACGTATCGCTCAAGACGATTGTGAAAAAGGTTTCTTACTAGATGGTTTCCCTCGCACTATTCCTCAAGCTGATGGTTTGAAAGAAATGGGTGTTGACGTTGACTACGTTATCGAATTCGATGTAGCTGATGACGTTATCGTTGAACGTATGGCTGGTCGTCGTGCTCACCTAGCTTCTGGTCGTACTTACCACGTGGTTTACAACCCACCTAAAGTGGAAGGAAAAGATGACGTAACAGGTGAAGATCTCGTTGTTCGTGATGACGACAAAGAAGAAACTGTACGTGCACGTCTAAATGTTTACCATACTCAAACTGCGCCACTTATCGAGTACTACGGTAAATTGGCAGACGCTGGCGAAACTAAATACTTAAAATTCGACGGCACTAAAGCGGTTGAAGAAGTGAGTGCAGATATCGAAAAAGCACTTGCTTAA
- a CDS encoding regulatory protein ToxS, whose product MTKKIATIIFLISLIFSAWLYLDSDLKVEQLLSSREWQSRIVTKLERDRSVGPLTRVDVSSNMKYLPNGNYIRVSVMRLFAQEAKEPDSVINISETGDWDVSDNYLLVTPKQFKDVSNSKSSDFTPEQLKLITQFFKLDAEQSRRIDIVNDKTLLLTSLSHGSQVLFSN is encoded by the coding sequence ATGACAAAAAAAATTGCTACGATTATCTTTCTAATATCATTGATTTTTTCTGCCTGGTTATACCTCGACAGTGATTTAAAAGTCGAACAACTCCTCTCATCTAGAGAGTGGCAATCACGTATCGTCACCAAATTAGAAAGAGATCGTTCCGTTGGACCACTAACTCGTGTCGATGTGTCATCTAACATGAAATACTTGCCTAACGGCAACTATATCCGTGTTTCAGTTATGAGGTTATTCGCTCAAGAGGCTAAAGAGCCTGATAGTGTGATTAATATTTCAGAAACTGGGGATTGGGACGTTAGTGACAACTACCTTCTAGTGACACCAAAACAATTTAAAGACGTTTCTAATAGCAAGAGCAGTGATTTTACTCCTGAACAACTCAAGCTAATCACTCAGTTTTTTAAATTGGATGCAGAGCAAAGCCGTCGCATTGATATTGTAAATGACAAGACGTTATTGCTAACAAGCTTAAGCCACGGCTCTCAAGTGCTGTTTAGTAACTAG
- the htpG gene encoding molecular chaperone HtpG, with translation MSETATMNKETRGFQSEVKQLLHLMIHSLYSNKEIFLRELISNASDAADKLRFKALSNPELYQGDADLGVKLSFDADANTITVSDNGIGMSRDDVIENLGTIAKSGTAEFFSKLSEDQTKDSQLIGQFGVGFYSAFIVADAVTVRTRAAGVPAEDAVQWYSKGEGEYTIETIKKESRGTDIILHLREEGKEFLSEWRLRDVISKYSDHISIPVYLEVAEKDDEGKETGEKKWEQVNKAQALWTRSKSEITDEEYQEFYKHITHDYADSLIWSHNRVEGKNDYTSLLYIPAKAPWDMFNREHKHGLKLYVQRVFIMDDAAQFMPNYLRFVRGLIDSNDLPLNVSREILQDNKVTSSLRSALTKRALTMLESLAKKDADKYLAFWKEFGLVLKEGPAEDFSNKEKIAGLMRFASTHEETSEEKVSLADYVSRMKEGQDKIYYLTADSYKAAKNSPHLEQFRSKGIEVLLLSDRIDEWMMNYLTEFDGKSFQLITKAGLDLSKFEDEQEKEKHKEVEEEFKSVSERIKTYLGDRVKDVRTTFKLATTPAVLVTDDFEMGTQMAKLLAAAGQEAPEVKYIFEINPEHPMVTRMADEPDEEAFGRWVEVLFGQAMLAERGSMEDPSEFLSAVNQLLVKA, from the coding sequence ATGAGCGAAACTGCAACTATGAATAAAGAAACACGTGGTTTTCAATCAGAAGTAAAACAGTTACTTCATTTGATGATTCACTCTTTGTACTCCAACAAAGAGATCTTTTTACGTGAACTTATTTCCAACGCGTCGGATGCAGCGGATAAGCTACGTTTCAAAGCGTTGTCTAATCCAGAACTCTATCAAGGCGACGCCGATTTGGGCGTAAAGCTATCATTCGATGCTGACGCAAACACCATTACTGTTTCAGATAATGGTATAGGCATGAGCCGAGATGATGTGATTGAAAACTTAGGTACAATCGCGAAGTCTGGAACAGCAGAATTCTTCTCAAAACTCTCAGAAGATCAAACCAAAGATTCTCAATTAATTGGGCAATTTGGTGTTGGTTTTTACTCTGCATTTATCGTTGCGGATGCTGTCACTGTGCGTACACGCGCCGCAGGAGTACCAGCCGAAGATGCCGTCCAGTGGTATTCGAAAGGTGAAGGTGAGTATACCATTGAAACCATTAAGAAAGAATCCCGCGGAACGGATATTATCTTACATCTGCGCGAAGAGGGTAAAGAGTTCTTATCGGAATGGCGTTTACGTGATGTGATTTCCAAATATTCTGACCATATCAGCATTCCTGTTTACCTAGAAGTCGCAGAAAAAGATGACGAAGGTAAAGAAACGGGTGAGAAGAAGTGGGAACAGGTCAATAAAGCTCAAGCGCTATGGACCCGTTCAAAATCGGAAATCACCGATGAAGAGTACCAAGAGTTCTACAAGCACATTACTCATGATTACGCTGATTCATTGATTTGGTCACATAACCGCGTAGAAGGGAAAAACGATTATACTAGCTTGCTGTATATTCCAGCGAAAGCCCCGTGGGATATGTTTAATCGCGAGCACAAACATGGCTTGAAACTCTATGTGCAACGTGTGTTTATCATGGATGACGCTGCGCAGTTTATGCCAAATTACCTACGCTTCGTTCGCGGCTTAATTGATTCGAACGACCTGCCGCTCAACGTTTCTCGTGAGATTCTGCAAGATAACAAAGTCACCAGTAGTTTACGTAGTGCACTTACAAAACGCGCACTCACTATGTTGGAAAGTTTAGCTAAAAAAGACGCAGACAAGTACCTCGCTTTTTGGAAAGAATTTGGTTTGGTACTAAAAGAGGGTCCTGCAGAAGACTTTTCTAACAAAGAGAAAATTGCCGGTTTGATGCGCTTTGCTTCAACTCATGAAGAGACATCTGAAGAGAAAGTATCGCTGGCTGATTACGTCTCACGCATGAAAGAAGGTCAGGATAAGATTTACTATCTGACAGCAGATAGCTATAAAGCAGCGAAAAACAGCCCACACCTAGAGCAGTTCCGTAGTAAAGGGATTGAAGTATTACTGCTTTCAGACCGTATCGATGAATGGATGATGAACTATCTTACTGAGTTTGATGGTAAGTCTTTCCAACTGATTACAAAAGCTGGTCTGGATTTGAGCAAATTTGAAGACGAGCAAGAGAAAGAAAAACACAAAGAAGTTGAGGAAGAGTTTAAATCTGTATCTGAACGAATCAAAACTTACCTTGGCGATCGAGTTAAAGATGTTCGTACTACATTTAAATTAGCGACAACTCCAGCTGTTTTGGTCACTGACGATTTTGAAATGGGTACACAAATGGCCAAGCTACTGGCTGCCGCAGGGCAAGAAGCGCCAGAAGTGAAGTACATTTTCGAAATCAATCCAGAGCATCCAATGGTGACTCGCATGGCAGATGAGCCTGATGAAGAAGCATTTGGTCGTTGGGTTGAAGTGCTATTTGGTCAAGCAATGTTAGCAGAACGTGGCTCGATGGAAGATCCATCTGAGTTCTTAAGTGCTGTTAACCAATTGCTGGTAAAGGCATAA